In Nitrospirota bacterium, one genomic interval encodes:
- a CDS encoding aminopeptidase, whose translation MDKAIEKLLKVNLNVSQGERVLVFTDHMQEGRLEPKEMDRCRRLEKAAERVSECSAELTSTQFYTYDSLPNNGYEPPEPVWQMAFGSNAIRKLRDNGILERLIAKKAAAGDVEKAFEILSPYKDDMVDVVIGMANFSTSHTRFRHLLTKIRGARYASMPMFDPGMFTGPMDVDWNTVKRRTEYVAGLITKAESVTMKCPLGTSLSIGLSGRTGFADTGIITEKGSFGNLPAGEVYAAPLEGTSEGVMVLEWSTTKRLSPPVTLTVKEGKVVKVEGDQAFVEYLENIFRVSPTATNIAELGIGTNDKASRADNILEAEKILGTTHIALGDNTTFGGITSANFHEDYVFFNPTLILGYGDGGTETIISNGKLIES comes from the coding sequence ATGGACAAGGCAATAGAAAAACTGCTCAAAGTCAACCTGAATGTGAGTCAGGGCGAACGCGTGCTTGTATTTACTGACCACATGCAGGAGGGGCGGCTTGAGCCTAAAGAGATGGACAGATGCAGGCGTCTTGAAAAGGCTGCTGAACGGGTGTCTGAGTGTTCGGCTGAACTTACCAGTACACAGTTTTATACCTACGACTCCCTTCCAAATAACGGATATGAACCGCCTGAACCCGTCTGGCAGATGGCATTTGGCAGTAACGCCATCCGGAAATTACGGGACAATGGTATACTCGAAAGATTAATCGCAAAAAAGGCGGCAGCAGGTGATGTGGAAAAGGCATTTGAGATACTGTCTCCATATAAAGATGATATGGTTGATGTAGTAATAGGCATGGCGAATTTCTCAACCAGCCACACAAGGTTCCGGCATCTCCTGACAAAGATAAGGGGGGCCCGTTATGCAAGCATGCCAATGTTTGACCCTGGCATGTTTACAGGTCCGATGGACGTTGACTGGAACACAGTAAAAAGGCGGACTGAATATGTTGCAGGCCTTATTACAAAGGCGGAATCAGTTACAATGAAGTGCCCTCTCGGGACGAGCCTGAGCATTGGTTTGAGCGGCCGCACCGGCTTCGCGGATACCGGTATCATAACTGAAAAGGGGAGCTTTGGAAACCTGCCGGCAGGAGAGGTGTATGCCGCCCCTTTAGAAGGGACATCTGAAGGAGTAATGGTGCTTGAGTGGTCAACCACTAAGAGGCTTTCTCCTCCTGTTACTCTTACAGTTAAAGAGGGTAAGGTAGTTAAGGTGGAAGGGGATCAGGCATTTGTAGAATATCTTGAAAATATCTTCAGAGTAAGTCCGACCGCCACAAATATTGCAGAGCTCGGTATAGGGACAAATGACAAGGCCTCAAGAGCCGACAATATCCTCGAGGCTGAAAAGATACTCGGGACAACACACATTGCACTTGGAGACAACACCACGTTTGGCGGAATAACGAGCGCTAATTTTCATGAAGATTACGTATTCTTTAATCCCACCCTTATCCTCGGATACGGGGATGGAGGAACTGAAACAATTATCAGCAATGGAAAGTTAATAGAATCGTAA
- the thiC gene encoding phosphomethylpyrimidine synthase ThiC, with protein sequence MRSNWVKQRIGKENVTQMHYARQGIITEEMRHVAKVEDLEPELILSEIAGGRLIIPANIHHTNLEPMGIGIATRCKINANIGNSSLSSSVDEEIQKLNLCVKYGADAVMDLSTGRNIHDIREAMIQNSPIPLGTVPAYEALEGVNEIHELTIDDLLGIIEIQAKQGVDFMTIHCGLLHEFLPMAAKRHMGIVSRGGAIMAQWMTYHNKQNPLYTHFDRILEICKRYDVSLSLGDGLRPGCLADASDEAQFAELSVLGELTLKAWEEDVQVMIEGPGHVPLDQIEMNVRREIEVCHGAPFYVLGPIVTDVAPGYDHITSAIGATVAATAGASILCYVTPKEHLGLPNLEDVRNGIIAYKIAAHAADIARHRKGARDRDDAISKARFAFDWNRQFELSLDPETARAMHDETLPQPSFKEAAFCSMCGPKFCSMKLYQEVPSKA encoded by the coding sequence ATGAGAAGTAACTGGGTAAAACAACGCATCGGGAAAGAAAATGTCACGCAGATGCATTATGCAAGACAGGGTATCATAACCGAAGAGATGCGTCACGTTGCAAAGGTTGAAGACCTTGAGCCTGAACTTATACTTTCAGAGATAGCCGGCGGCCGTCTTATCATTCCGGCTAATATCCATCATACAAACCTTGAGCCGATGGGCATAGGTATTGCCACAAGGTGTAAGATTAATGCCAATATAGGTAATTCTTCACTGAGCTCTTCAGTAGATGAAGAGATCCAGAAACTCAATCTGTGCGTCAAATACGGGGCAGATGCAGTAATGGATTTGAGTACAGGCAGGAATATTCATGATATCCGCGAGGCCATGATACAGAACAGCCCTATACCGCTTGGAACTGTCCCTGCCTATGAAGCTCTGGAGGGGGTAAACGAGATACATGAGCTGACCATAGATGACCTGCTCGGGATAATAGAAATCCAGGCAAAACAGGGTGTAGACTTTATGACAATCCACTGCGGACTTCTCCACGAGTTTCTGCCAATGGCTGCAAAACGGCACATGGGTATTGTAAGCCGCGGCGGGGCAATTATGGCACAGTGGATGACCTATCATAATAAACAGAATCCGCTGTATACGCACTTCGACCGTATACTTGAGATATGCAAGCGGTATGATGTGAGCCTGAGCCTTGGCGACGGCTTGAGGCCTGGTTGCCTTGCTGATGCAAGCGATGAGGCCCAGTTTGCAGAGCTTTCCGTCCTTGGCGAACTTACCCTGAAGGCCTGGGAAGAAGACGTCCAGGTAATGATAGAGGGGCCTGGTCATGTGCCATTGGATCAGATAGAGATGAATGTCAGGAGAGAAATAGAGGTGTGTCACGGCGCGCCTTTCTATGTACTCGGCCCGATTGTCACGGATGTTGCACCTGGTTATGACCATATTACATCTGCAATCGGGGCTACAGTCGCCGCCACTGCCGGCGCTTCAATACTATGCTATGTAACTCCCAAGGAACATCTTGGTCTTCCAAACCTGGAAGATGTAAGAAACGGGATAATAGCATACAAGATAGCGGCCCATGCAGCAGACATAGCCCGCCACAGGAAGGGCGCAAGGGACAGGGATGATGCCATATCAAAGGCAAGGTTTGCCTTTGACTGGAACCGCCAGTTTGAGCTGTCATTAGACCCTGAGACAGCAAGGGCAATGCACGATGAGACACTCCCTCAACCATCGTTTAAGGAAGCAGCATTCTGCTCCATGTGCGGACCCAAATTCTGTTCAATGAAGCTGTATCAGGAAGTGCCATCAAAGGCATAA
- a CDS encoding efflux RND transporter periplasmic adaptor subunit, with the protein MTLMTAGCTQKDAAVTMAPGGPTEVGVIEIKPQKVILTTELPGRTSAFLVAEVRPQVSGIIQKRMFAEGSDVEAGAVLYQIDPAMYQAAHNSARAALARAEANLVPARLKAERYKELITNHAVSQQDYDDANAALQQAEADVASAHASVETARINLTYTRVTAPISGRIGRSSVTDGALVTANQPAALATIQQLSSMYVDVTQSSSEMLRLRQSLDSGILKGGGASQARVRLMLEDGSIYPLPGTLKFSEVTVDQSTGSLTLRAVFPNPKQLLLPGMFVRAVLEEGVSERAILVPQRGVTRNQAGNAMVMVVGNEEKVEPRIIKVVRTVGDNWLVSEGLKAGDRVILEGIQKARPGVPVKVVAFGGSADTSSAGAPKNN; encoded by the coding sequence ATGACCCTCATGACCGCAGGTTGCACGCAAAAGGATGCCGCAGTCACAATGGCGCCTGGCGGGCCGACCGAGGTAGGGGTCATTGAGATAAAACCTCAGAAAGTGATACTTACCACAGAGCTGCCAGGCAGGACTTCTGCCTTCCTCGTTGCGGAGGTGCGGCCACAGGTTAGCGGCATTATCCAGAAACGCATGTTTGCAGAAGGCTCGGATGTTGAAGCAGGTGCAGTACTCTACCAGATTGACCCTGCCATGTATCAGGCGGCCCATAACAGCGCCCGGGCAGCGCTTGCAAGGGCTGAGGCCAATCTTGTTCCTGCCCGGCTCAAGGCAGAGCGTTATAAGGAACTCATTACAAACCATGCGGTCAGCCAGCAGGACTACGACGATGCAAATGCTGCTCTCCAGCAGGCTGAGGCCGATGTAGCGTCGGCACACGCCTCGGTCGAAACAGCCCGGATCAACCTTACTTATACGAGGGTGACCGCGCCCATCTCAGGAAGGATAGGCCGGTCGTCAGTAACTGACGGTGCCCTGGTAACAGCCAATCAGCCTGCTGCTCTGGCCACCATCCAGCAGCTAAGCTCCATGTATGTGGATGTTACCCAGTCCAGTTCTGAAATGCTGCGCCTCAGGCAGAGCCTGGACAGCGGTATTTTGAAAGGCGGCGGGGCTTCTCAGGCACGGGTCAGGTTGATGCTGGAGGACGGGAGTATCTATCCATTGCCTGGCACCCTGAAGTTTTCAGAAGTTACAGTGGACCAGAGCACCGGCTCCTTAACACTTCGGGCTGTCTTTCCGAATCCGAAGCAGCTGCTGCTGCCCGGCATGTTTGTCCGCGCTGTCCTGGAGGAAGGTGTCAGTGAGCGCGCAATCCTGGTTCCCCAGAGGGGTGTTACCCGCAACCAGGCCGGAAATGCCATGGTCATGGTTGTAGGAAACGAAGAGAAGGTGGAACCACGGATCATTAAGGTCGTCCGCACTGTCGGAGACAACTGGCTGGTCAGCGAAGGACTGAAGGCAGGTGACCGAGTCATCCTTGAAGGGATACAGAAGGCACGGCCGGGGGTGCCCGTTAAGGTCGTGGCGTTCGGCGGCTCGGCTGATACATCGTCCGCAGGTGCCCCTAAAAATAATTAA
- a CDS encoding NifU family protein, with translation METTIDQARVEEVLKMIRPALQRDGGDIQLIGIEGATVKVRLVGACSGCPSSTYTLKLGVERQLKAMIPEIEEVITA, from the coding sequence ATGGAGACGACTATAGACCAGGCACGGGTGGAAGAGGTGCTTAAAATGATCCGTCCGGCACTGCAGAGAGACGGTGGCGATATACAACTTATTGGCATCGAGGGTGCAACGGTAAAGGTCAGACTTGTCGGGGCCTGTTCAGGCTGCCCAAGTTCCACATATACGCTCAAGCTCGGTGTAGAGAGACAACTTAAGGCAATGATCCCTGAGATAGAAGAAGTGATCACTGCATAA
- a CDS encoding efflux RND transporter permease subunit — protein sequence MPRFFINRPIFAIVIAIMVMLGGLLAIRTLPLSQYPPIAPPQITINASYPGASAQTVQDTVTQVIEQKLNGIDNLIYMSSTSDSSGAVAINLTFRAGTDPNIAQVQVQNKLQLATPLLPQVVQRQGIQVVKSTRNFLLIIGLVSEDNSMDRAALTDYLVSSVQDIISRLEGVGEIQFFGTQNAMRIWLNPAKLNNYRLTTNQVIAAIQSQNTQVSAGQFGGMPAVSGQQLNATITTRALLQTPEQFDAIILRTNPDGSTVRLRDVAESRIGTENYDIQSFYNGKPVGGMAIRLAAGANALDTGNRIKAKMQELSRYFPPGMKVVYPYDSTPFVKISIDEVVRTLIEAVILVFIIMFIFLQNIRATLIPAIAVPVVLLGTMGVLAISGFSINTLTMFALVIVIGLLVDDAIVVVENVERIMSEEGLSPRDATIKSMGQITSALWGIATVLTAVFLPMAFFSGSTGIIYRQFSITIISAMILSVLVAMILTPSLCATLLKPVERGHHFGESGLLSWFFSRFNRVFESARALYERIVNRSFNRPVRYLVIYGAIVAAVIFFFLRLPSSFLPDEDQGFIVCQIQLPVGATQERTIPVLRQIERHFLENESKTVEGIITVSGFSFAGRGQNMGIAWVKLKDWDLRRTPDLKAPAIAGRAMKAFSQYRDAMAFAFSPPAVTELGQANGFDFQLQDRSGLGHERLMEARNQLLGMAMKNPKLIAVRPNGQDDSPQFKLDIDDVRAGALGVSLADINSVLATAWGSAYVNDFIQNGRVKKVFIQADARYRMLPEDINNWYVSNKDGDMVPFSAFSSAHWQYGSPRLERYNGIPSTEIMGQAAPGISTGEAMDEMEKMAARLPAGIGYEWTGLSYEEKNAGAQAPALYAISLLVVFLSVAALYESWTFPLVNLLMLPLGLVGAVTAVTLRGLPNDIYLQIGLLTTVGLSTKNAILIIQFIKEQMSQGHELVEATLTAIKIRLRPVIMTSLAFFFGTLPLALTRGAGAAAQNAIGTAVTGGLLSATFIDLLFIPFFFVMISRLFARRK from the coding sequence ATGCCCAGATTCTTCATAAATCGTCCCATTTTTGCCATTGTGATTGCCATCATGGTAATGCTTGGGGGCCTCCTTGCTATCAGGACACTGCCGCTCTCCCAGTATCCGCCTATAGCGCCGCCCCAGATTACCATCAATGCCTCTTATCCAGGCGCCTCAGCCCAGACAGTACAGGACACAGTCACTCAGGTGATCGAGCAGAAGCTGAACGGGATTGACAACCTGATTTACATGTCATCCACCAGCGACTCTTCAGGTGCTGTTGCCATCAACCTTACCTTCAGGGCAGGCACTGATCCAAACATCGCCCAAGTGCAGGTGCAGAACAAGCTGCAACTGGCCACTCCGCTTCTGCCCCAGGTAGTGCAGCGGCAGGGGATCCAGGTGGTCAAATCCACCAGGAATTTTCTCCTGATTATAGGCCTCGTGTCTGAAGACAATTCCATGGACCGTGCGGCCCTGACAGACTACCTGGTCTCAAGCGTCCAGGATATTATCAGCCGCCTGGAAGGGGTTGGTGAAATACAGTTTTTCGGCACCCAGAATGCCATGAGGATATGGCTCAACCCTGCAAAGTTGAACAACTATAGATTAACAACCAATCAGGTCATCGCAGCCATTCAGTCGCAGAACACCCAGGTCTCAGCAGGCCAGTTCGGGGGTATGCCGGCTGTCAGTGGACAACAGTTAAATGCCACCATAACGACACGCGCGCTGCTGCAGACCCCGGAGCAATTCGACGCTATCATACTGCGTACCAACCCGGACGGCTCGACGGTCAGGCTCAGGGATGTGGCTGAAAGCAGGATAGGTACCGAAAACTACGACATCCAGTCATTTTACAACGGAAAGCCGGTGGGTGGAATGGCAATACGTCTTGCAGCAGGGGCCAATGCCCTCGACACCGGGAACCGTATCAAGGCCAAAATGCAGGAGTTGTCCCGGTACTTCCCCCCGGGCATGAAGGTGGTCTATCCCTACGATAGCACGCCATTCGTCAAAATCTCGATCGATGAGGTGGTACGGACACTGATCGAGGCCGTAATCCTGGTCTTTATCATCATGTTCATCTTCCTTCAGAATATCAGGGCAACACTGATCCCTGCCATTGCGGTGCCCGTGGTTCTCCTTGGTACAATGGGGGTCCTTGCAATTTCAGGTTTTTCCATCAATACCCTTACCATGTTCGCCCTCGTCATAGTTATTGGTCTCCTGGTGGACGATGCCATTGTAGTGGTTGAGAACGTGGAGAGGATCATGTCCGAGGAAGGACTTTCACCGCGTGACGCCACAATCAAATCCATGGGGCAGATTACCAGCGCCCTCTGGGGGATTGCCACAGTTTTGACTGCGGTCTTTCTGCCAATGGCCTTTTTCAGCGGTTCGACCGGCATAATATATCGTCAATTCTCTATTACTATCATCTCTGCCATGATACTGTCAGTACTGGTCGCCATGATCCTGACACCGTCGCTCTGTGCCACCCTGCTCAAACCAGTAGAAAGGGGGCATCATTTCGGTGAGTCCGGCTTGTTAAGCTGGTTCTTTAGCAGGTTCAACAGGGTCTTTGAAAGCGCCAGGGCGCTCTATGAACGAATCGTCAACCGTTCCTTCAATAGGCCGGTGCGCTACCTGGTGATATACGGCGCTATCGTCGCGGCCGTGATCTTCTTTTTCCTGCGCCTTCCCTCTTCCTTCCTGCCGGATGAGGATCAGGGTTTCATAGTCTGTCAGATCCAGCTTCCGGTTGGCGCAACCCAGGAGAGGACGATCCCGGTGCTGCGCCAGATTGAGCGGCATTTTCTTGAGAATGAGTCCAAAACAGTGGAGGGGATAATTACAGTCAGCGGATTCAGCTTCGCCGGCCGCGGTCAGAATATGGGGATCGCCTGGGTGAAACTGAAGGACTGGGATTTGCGCCGAACCCCTGATCTGAAGGCGCCGGCCATTGCCGGCCGGGCCATGAAGGCATTTTCGCAGTACCGCGACGCCATGGCCTTTGCCTTCTCACCGCCGGCTGTGACGGAACTTGGACAGGCCAATGGTTTTGACTTCCAATTGCAGGATCGAAGCGGACTCGGGCATGAAAGGCTGATGGAGGCCCGCAACCAGCTCCTGGGAATGGCCATGAAAAACCCAAAACTGATCGCCGTGCGTCCAAACGGACAGGATGACTCCCCCCAGTTCAAACTTGATATAGACGACGTACGCGCCGGGGCACTGGGGGTATCATTAGCCGACATAAACAGTGTCCTTGCAACCGCATGGGGGAGTGCCTATGTCAATGACTTTATCCAGAACGGCAGGGTAAAGAAGGTCTTTATACAGGCAGACGCCAGATACAGGATGCTGCCTGAGGATATCAATAACTGGTATGTAAGCAACAAAGACGGCGACATGGTACCATTCTCGGCATTTTCCAGCGCCCACTGGCAGTATGGATCTCCCCGTCTGGAGAGGTATAACGGCATTCCTTCCACGGAAATTATGGGACAGGCAGCGCCCGGGATAAGTACCGGCGAGGCTATGGATGAAATGGAGAAAATGGCAGCCCGGCTGCCAGCAGGCATCGGCTACGAATGGACCGGTCTTTCGTACGAAGAAAAAAATGCCGGTGCTCAGGCCCCTGCGCTTTACGCCATCTCCCTCCTGGTAGTGTTTCTGTCCGTGGCTGCCTTGTACGAGAGCTGGACATTTCCATTAGTCAACCTGCTTATGCTGCCACTTGGTCTGGTGGGTGCAGTCACAGCGGTTACGCTGCGGGGACTTCCCAATGACATCTATCTGCAGATAGGCCTGCTCACGACCGTAGGGCTTTCAACCAAGAACGCAATACTCATCATCCAGTTCATCAAGGAACAGATGAGTCAGGGACACGAGCTTGTAGAGGCTACCCTGACTGCAATAAAGATTAGACTGCGTCCGGTTATCATGACATCCCTGGCGTTTTTTTTCGGAACCCTTCCTCTGGCTTTAACGCGCGGGGCAGGTGCAGCGGCCCAAAACGCCATCGGCACTGCTGTGACCGGCGGACTGCTCTCAGCCACCTTCATAGACCTGCTCTTCATCCCGTTTTTCTTTGTTATGATCTCACGGTTATTTGCCCGGAGAAAATAG
- the modA gene encoding molybdate ABC transporter substrate-binding protein: MKNKIRFMLTIVLLLIPALIAFNLQGNAVAAEEKSITVAAAADLSFAFKDIAAGFERETGTRVILSFGSTGMLAKQISEGAPFDLFFAADRKSLEDLSSKGYIIPATVESYAMGVIVLAVNRASGIDVKELTNLLKPEIKNISIANPDHAPYGRAAMEALKSAGVWDKLKDSLVYGENIRQALQFIQSGNAQAGVVALSVANVPEIKYIRIDPALHNPIVQAVGIVKDSKDQEAARSFIRYVKGPIGSEVMKKYGFIIP; this comes from the coding sequence ATGAAAAATAAGATAAGATTTATGTTAACTATTGTTTTGTTGCTTATTCCGGCGCTGATAGCCTTTAACCTGCAGGGCAACGCGGTTGCTGCAGAGGAAAAGAGTATCACCGTCGCAGCGGCTGCAGACCTTAGTTTTGCATTTAAAGACATTGCGGCAGGGTTTGAAAGGGAGACAGGCACCAGGGTCATCCTGTCATTCGGCTCCACCGGTATGCTTGCAAAGCAGATCTCTGAAGGGGCACCGTTTGATCTCTTTTTTGCAGCAGACCGGAAGTCTCTTGAAGACCTGAGCAGCAAAGGCTACATAATACCAGCAACTGTGGAAAGTTATGCAATGGGGGTAATCGTTCTTGCAGTTAACAGGGCCTCCGGCATAGATGTTAAAGAGTTGACAAACCTCTTAAAACCTGAGATAAAAAATATCTCGATCGCAAATCCCGACCATGCCCCATATGGGAGGGCAGCTATGGAGGCGCTGAAATCAGCCGGTGTTTGGGATAAACTCAAAGACAGTCTCGTCTACGGGGAGAATATCAGGCAGGCCCTGCAGTTTATCCAGAGCGGTAATGCCCAGGCAGGAGTGGTCGCACTCTCGGTAGCCAATGTCCCGGAGATAAAGTATATCAGGATAGATCCTGCCCTCCATAATCCGATAGTTCAAGCCGTCGGAATCGTGAAGGATTCAAAGGATCAGGAGGCCGCAAGGTCTTTTATCCGCTATGTCAAAGGACCCATCGGGAGCGAAGTAATGAAAAAATACGGATTTATAATACCGTAG
- the modB gene encoding molybdate ABC transporter permease subunit translates to MNLFPLYLTIKVSFIATIFTASAGLVIAWILAKKKFFGKSILDVLIMQPLVIPPTVLGYYLLTAFGKGSPIGRFLGDVLGLQLVFTWKGAVLASIVSSIPLFIKPAKAAIEGVGKDLEDAARLLGKTEAYILRTITLPLAWRGIAAGIVMAFARATGEFGATLMIAGNIPGRTQTLPIAIYDAVQSGDTYTANLLVGIITLFSFTVLYIAERFTRGRF, encoded by the coding sequence ATGAATCTATTTCCTTTATATCTTACCATTAAGGTCTCCTTCATTGCCACGATATTTACTGCCTCGGCAGGGCTCGTGATTGCCTGGATTCTGGCAAAGAAGAAATTTTTCGGTAAAAGCATCCTCGATGTCCTGATCATGCAGCCTCTCGTGATACCACCGACTGTCCTCGGTTATTATCTCTTGACCGCCTTCGGCAAGGGGAGCCCCATCGGCAGATTCCTTGGGGATGTCCTGGGACTCCAGCTCGTTTTTACATGGAAGGGGGCTGTGCTGGCCTCAATTGTCTCATCCATACCCCTGTTTATAAAGCCTGCAAAGGCCGCCATCGAAGGAGTAGGGAAAGACCTTGAGGATGCCGCACGCCTCCTCGGGAAGACAGAGGCCTATATCCTGAGGACGATTACCCTGCCCCTTGCATGGCGGGGAATTGCGGCAGGAATCGTAATGGCCTTTGCACGGGCAACCGGAGAGTTCGGCGCTACCCTCATGATAGCTGGTAATATCCCCGGCAGGACACAGACACTCCCGATCGCTATTTATGATGCTGTTCAGAGCGGCGACACCTATACAGCCAATCTCCTTGTTGGCATAATCACACTCTTTTCCTTTACGGTGCTCTATATAGCAGAGAGATTCACGAGGGGAAGGTTTTAA
- a CDS encoding LysR family transcriptional regulator: MTKHRKNNKKGVLQLKGLVWISRGENNFLGHGRVYLLEMIKEHGSITLAAKSMEMSYKHAWDLVDSMNNQAGEPLVEKVTGGKGGGGTKLTEAGEKAIKLYWELQNDLNEFLRKEEQKLKIL, translated from the coding sequence ATGACAAAGCACAGAAAAAACAACAAAAAAGGGGTACTCCAACTGAAAGGGCTTGTCTGGATCAGCAGGGGCGAGAATAATTTTCTAGGGCATGGAAGGGTCTATCTCCTTGAGATGATAAAAGAGCATGGGTCCATCACACTCGCCGCAAAATCCATGGAGATGTCTTATAAACACGCATGGGACCTTGTTGACTCCATGAATAATCAGGCAGGCGAGCCCCTTGTCGAGAAGGTCACAGGCGGCAAAGGCGGTGGTGGGACAAAACTCACCGAGGCAGGGGAAAAGGCCATCAAATTATATTGGGAATTACAAAATGATTTAAACGAATTCCTTCGAAAAGAAGAGCAAAAGCTCAAAATTCTGTAA
- a CDS encoding ABC transporter ATP-binding protein: MNLDLRLKKSFKGFHIDVSLAVNEDLLVLFGPSGAGKTLILKMISGIVSPDEGVVMLGNETVFESAKQINIPVRNRRIGHLFQDYALFPHMTVYRNIAYGISHLGHPIIQNKVNELIEVMRLSGLENRYPQELSGGQRQRCALARTLATEPRLLLLDEPFSALDFQVREKLRADLLRIHSIYPVSTILVTHDLEEAFMLGKNIAVLNNGHIEQAGPREDVFYRPQTRNVARFIGTRNIFDGTVTESDGSHVTIRNQDIGLLKTFVTGGRTFEKGQDVSICIRPEEVIVIRPGKPLDSNVQDNIIEGEITSMTGKGSTQIIFLRIGSGETFLKIELPNFVVRKLLLGKGKSIRVALKKESLWVIP; encoded by the coding sequence GTGAATCTTGACCTGAGACTTAAGAAATCCTTTAAAGGTTTTCATATAGACGTGAGCCTTGCGGTGAACGAAGACCTGCTCGTGCTCTTCGGCCCGTCAGGGGCCGGAAAGACCCTGATACTTAAGATGATCTCAGGGATTGTAAGTCCGGATGAGGGTGTTGTTATGCTCGGCAATGAAACTGTCTTTGAATCGGCAAAGCAAATCAACATACCGGTACGAAACAGACGCATAGGGCACCTCTTTCAGGACTATGCACTGTTTCCCCACATGACCGTATACAGGAACATCGCCTACGGAATAAGTCACCTGGGACATCCCATCATTCAGAACAAGGTAAATGAACTGATTGAGGTTATGCGGCTCAGCGGCCTTGAGAATAGATACCCACAGGAGCTTTCCGGTGGTCAGAGGCAGAGGTGCGCACTCGCCAGGACCCTTGCCACAGAGCCCAGGCTACTCCTCCTTGATGAACCATTCTCGGCACTCGACTTCCAGGTGAGGGAAAAGCTCCGTGCGGACCTTCTCCGCATTCATTCAATATATCCTGTCTCCACGATACTCGTTACACACGACCTTGAGGAGGCCTTTATGCTTGGCAAAAACATTGCGGTGCTCAATAACGGCCATATTGAGCAGGCAGGACCAAGGGAGGATGTATTCTACAGGCCACAGACAAGAAATGTTGCAAGATTTATCGGCACGAGAAATATTTTTGACGGCACGGTTACGGAATCCGACGGCTCCCATGTAACGATTAGGAATCAGGATATAGGTTTGCTAAAGACCTTCGTGACAGGAGGAAGGACCTTTGAAAAGGGACAGGATGTATCTATCTGTATCAGGCCTGAAGAGGTCATTGTAATCAGACCTGGCAAACCGCTGGACAGCAATGTGCAGGACAACATCATTGAAGGTGAGATAACATCCATGACAGGCAAAGGCTCCACACAGATCATATTTCTAAGGATAGGGTCAGGAGAGACGTTTCTCAAGATAGAATTGCCAAATTTCGTAGTGAGGAAATTACTGCTCGGGAAGGGAAAGAGCATACGTGTGGCTTTAAAAAAGGAGAGTCTCTGGGTAATACCGTAA
- a CDS encoding bacterioferritin, with the protein MKKPNKKIINILTDVYTSEIGAVGIYMDQHTKCSDKGYKKLAERLKEDAVDEMKHAEKLAERILFLGASVSYQKHMVPDMEQNEIIDMIKLNIDIELAAIDRLNAGISTCFSEGDNGSRLLLEEILKDEEEHLDELQITYDNIRKYGDQYIVTHLM; encoded by the coding sequence ATGAAGAAACCAAATAAAAAAATTATCAATATTCTGACAGATGTTTATACTTCTGAGATTGGCGCTGTCGGCATCTACATGGATCAGCACACAAAGTGTTCTGATAAAGGATACAAAAAGCTTGCAGAAAGACTCAAGGAAGATGCTGTTGACGAAATGAAACACGCAGAGAAACTTGCCGAGAGAATCCTGTTCCTGGGCGCTTCAGTGAGTTACCAGAAGCATATGGTGCCTGATATGGAACAGAATGAGATTATTGACATGATCAAACTGAATATTGACATCGAGCTTGCGGCAATTGACAGATTAAATGCCGGTATATCCACCTGTTTTTCTGAGGGGGACAACGGAAGCAGGCTCCTCCTTGAAGAAATCCTGAAAGATGAAGAGGAACACCTTGATGAATTACAGATTACTTATGACAATATCAGAAAGTACGGTGATCAGTATATTGTTACCCACCTGATGTAA